Proteins found in one Haloferax litoreum genomic segment:
- a CDS encoding ArsR/SmtB family transcription factor: MSGLLPSEGNVDTGGEGTPRVHWLDDDETEQLIGSLSSSTARDILSSLHDSPATAKELAEVVETSIQNVRHHLGNLQDAELARVAGTRYSEKGREMKVYAPTDGPLVVCVGGNEDNREDFTDAISSFLE; this comes from the coding sequence ATGTCAGGGTTGCTACCGTCCGAGGGGAACGTCGATACCGGTGGGGAAGGGACACCTCGTGTCCACTGGCTCGACGACGACGAGACGGAGCAACTCATCGGGAGTCTCTCGTCGAGTACGGCCCGCGACATTCTCTCCAGCCTCCACGACTCGCCCGCAACCGCGAAAGAACTCGCCGAGGTGGTCGAGACGTCGATTCAAAACGTCAGGCACCACCTCGGCAACCTTCAGGACGCAGAGTTAGCCCGCGTCGCGGGGACGCGCTACTCCGAGAAGGGCCGCGAGATGAAAGTCTACGCACCCACCGATGGTCCCCTCGTCGTCTGTGTCGGCGGCAACGAGGACAACCGCGAAGACTTCACAGACGCCATCTCCTCGTTCCTGGAGTGA
- a CDS encoding MFS transporter yields the protein MTRRLFGTLCGLVFLVNFGRVAFPPLVETLQAQFGVGPATIGVVTSLVWLGTALPRIPIGYLLTRVPRDRVVLGAGTLLVAAAAFTASATSILTLQIGAFGLGLASGAYFVSAVPLVGELFPERVGRMVGIHGAASQVAAVVAAPVVVAILAAFSWRETFWALAVAAAIITVTLYVVSRDGSTETGTGADRDFSAALGHWKIILTGILLIAPAGFIWQGLFNFLVSYMTQAKGFSPAVASTMLTIVFAAGVPAFSLSGRLADKLPHVPYIFALLVAFTGMLFALTFAQGFLTVAVVVALLGYVVHSLFPALDTFMLSSLPSDARGSAYAVFSGAALLLEANGSGAVGFLTEANVGFELVFRTLAASLLVVVAALALLYAIDRLPGISRHDDATV from the coding sequence GTGACCCGTCGTCTCTTCGGAACCCTCTGCGGACTCGTCTTCCTCGTCAACTTCGGTCGCGTCGCGTTTCCACCACTCGTCGAGACGTTGCAGGCGCAGTTCGGCGTCGGCCCCGCGACCATCGGTGTCGTGACGAGTCTCGTCTGGTTGGGGACGGCGCTTCCGCGCATCCCGATTGGGTACTTGCTCACGCGCGTCCCACGTGACCGCGTCGTCCTCGGTGCGGGGACGCTGCTCGTCGCGGCGGCGGCGTTCACCGCGAGTGCTACGTCGATTCTGACGCTCCAAATCGGTGCGTTCGGCCTCGGACTCGCGTCCGGTGCGTACTTCGTCTCCGCCGTCCCCCTCGTCGGCGAACTGTTCCCCGAACGCGTCGGCCGGATGGTCGGTATCCACGGTGCGGCCAGTCAAGTCGCCGCCGTCGTCGCCGCGCCCGTCGTCGTCGCCATCCTCGCCGCGTTCTCGTGGCGCGAGACGTTCTGGGCGCTGGCGGTGGCCGCCGCCATCATCACCGTCACGCTCTACGTCGTCTCCCGCGACGGGAGTACGGAGACGGGAACCGGCGCAGACCGAGACTTCTCGGCCGCACTCGGCCACTGGAAGATTATCCTCACTGGCATCCTCCTCATCGCACCCGCGGGGTTCATCTGGCAAGGGTTGTTCAACTTCCTCGTCTCGTACATGACGCAGGCGAAGGGGTTCAGTCCGGCCGTGGCGAGTACGATGCTCACTATCGTGTTCGCGGCGGGCGTTCCGGCGTTCTCGCTGTCGGGTCGTCTCGCGGACAAACTTCCGCACGTCCCCTACATCTTCGCCCTGCTCGTCGCGTTCACGGGGATGCTGTTCGCGCTGACGTTCGCCCAGGGGTTCCTCACCGTCGCCGTCGTCGTCGCACTCTTGGGATACGTCGTCCACAGCCTGTTCCCCGCGCTGGACACGTTCATGCTCTCGTCGCTCCCGAGCGACGCTCGCGGGAGCGCCTACGCCGTCTTCAGCGGTGCTGCCCTTCTCCTCGAAGCCAACGGGAGCGGTGCCGTCGGCTTCCTGACGGAGGCGAACGTCGGGTTCGAACTGGTCTTTCGGACGCTCGCAGCGAGTCTGCTCGTCGTCGTGGCGGCGCTCGCACTCCTGTACGCAATCGACCGACTTCCGGGGATTTCGCGTCACGACGACGCCACCGTGTGA
- a CDS encoding NAD(P)H-hydrate dehydratase, which produces MITSRRMAAVDVNAESLGVPRKQLMESSGNAVARVCRDLADPGSSVAIVAGRGNNGGDALVAARFLKAYDVTVTLLGRPETISTDIARENWEALVASEVDLQTVTDSVTFELGDPDLVVDAMLGTGVTGALREPEATAARAINESSATVLAVDVPSGVDADSGEAAGVAVEADHVVTFHDDKPGLESLDCDVTVEDIGIPAAAELFTGPGDLLTLRRDPQSHKGDHGDVLVVGGGPYTGAPALAAQAALRAGADLARVACPEYVAREVQGYSENLIVSGFDGDHLTTDHVPGLLDVAADRDVVVFGPGLGDHDESLAAVREFLSAYDGTAVVDADALQVVPDVDTEATLICTPHQGELVKMGGETDDDWETRRELVREFAADLGHVLLVKGAYDVVSDGDEDRVNRTGNPGMTVGGTGDVLAGATGALASVLPPLDAAAVAAYANGRAGDAAADEFDGGLVATDLLERLPAALEGYQHE; this is translated from the coding sequence ATGATTACGAGTCGACGCATGGCCGCGGTCGACGTCAACGCCGAATCGCTCGGCGTCCCGCGGAAGCAACTCATGGAGTCGAGCGGAAACGCCGTCGCTCGGGTCTGTCGTGACCTCGCCGACCCCGGGTCGTCGGTCGCAATCGTCGCCGGACGCGGCAACAACGGCGGTGACGCCCTCGTCGCCGCGCGGTTCTTGAAAGCGTACGACGTGACAGTCACCCTCCTCGGTCGCCCGGAGACAATCTCGACGGACATCGCCCGCGAGAACTGGGAGGCACTCGTCGCGAGCGAGGTCGACCTTCAGACTGTCACCGATTCTGTGACGTTCGAACTCGGCGACCCCGACCTCGTCGTAGACGCAATGCTCGGAACCGGCGTGACGGGCGCACTCCGCGAACCTGAGGCGACGGCCGCCCGAGCAATCAACGAATCATCGGCGACTGTCCTCGCCGTCGACGTTCCATCCGGCGTCGATGCCGACAGCGGCGAGGCCGCAGGCGTCGCCGTCGAAGCCGACCACGTCGTCACCTTCCACGACGACAAACCCGGTCTCGAATCGCTCGACTGCGATGTCACAGTCGAAGACATCGGTATCCCGGCGGCGGCAGAGTTGTTCACCGGTCCCGGCGACCTGCTCACGCTCCGCCGCGACCCGCAGAGCCACAAGGGCGACCACGGCGACGTCCTCGTCGTCGGCGGCGGACCATACACCGGTGCGCCCGCACTGGCCGCACAGGCGGCCCTCCGCGCCGGTGCGGACCTCGCTCGTGTCGCGTGCCCCGAATACGTCGCCCGTGAAGTACAGGGGTACTCCGAGAATCTCATCGTCAGCGGATTCGACGGCGACCACCTCACCACCGACCACGTTCCGGGCCTCCTCGACGTCGCCGCAGACCGCGACGTGGTCGTCTTCGGACCCGGTCTCGGAGACCACGACGAGTCACTCGCGGCGGTTCGCGAGTTCCTCTCTGCGTACGACGGAACCGCCGTCGTCGATGCCGACGCCCTGCAAGTCGTCCCCGACGTGGACACCGAGGCGACGCTGATTTGTACGCCGCACCAAGGAGAGTTGGTGAAGATGGGCGGCGAGACGGACGACGACTGGGAGACGCGACGCGAACTCGTCCGCGAGTTCGCCGCGGACCTCGGCCACGTCCTCCTCGTCAAAGGTGCCTACGACGTGGTGTCCGACGGCGACGAGGACCGAGTCAACCGAACCGGGAACCCGGGGATGACCGTCGGCGGAACCGGTGACGTGCTCGCGGGGGCGACTGGCGCACTCGCCAGTGTCCTCCCACCCCTCGACGCGGCCGCCGTCGCGGCGTACGCGAACGGCCGTGCGGGCGACGCCGCCGCCGACGAGTTCGACGGCGGACTCGTGGCGACCGACCTGCTCGAACGACTGCCTGCCGCCCTCGAAGGATACCAACATGAGTGA
- the moaC gene encoding cyclic pyranopterin monophosphate synthase MoaC — protein sequence MSDETRHDESNSGEERELTHVDERGNVQMVDVGAKPDTRRRAVARGTIHLSESTVGAIRDDQIGKGDVLATARIGAIQAVKHTWETIPMCHQIPITNVDTEFEVADESVTLTVTVGTTGKTGCEMEALEGVTTGLNVVWDMVKAAEKDDDGQYPGTKITDVEVVTKEKETVE from the coding sequence ATGAGTGACGAGACACGACACGACGAGTCGAACAGCGGCGAAGAACGAGAACTGACGCACGTGGACGAGCGCGGAAACGTCCAGATGGTGGACGTGGGAGCGAAACCCGACACTCGCCGCCGAGCAGTCGCGCGCGGGACGATTCACCTCAGCGAGTCGACTGTCGGTGCGATTCGCGACGACCAAATCGGGAAGGGTGACGTCCTCGCCACCGCCCGTATCGGCGCGATTCAGGCCGTCAAACACACGTGGGAGACGATTCCGATGTGTCACCAGATTCCTATCACGAACGTCGACACCGAGTTCGAGGTGGCAGACGAGTCGGTCACACTCACCGTCACCGTCGGGACGACCGGAAAGACTGGCTGTGAGATGGAAGCGTTAGAGGGTGTGACGACTGGCCTGAACGTCGTCTGGGACATGGTGAAAGCCGCCGAAAAAGACGACGACGGGCAGTATCCGGGAACGAAGATTACGGACGTGGAAGTCGTGACGAAGGAGAAAGAGACGGTCGAGTGA
- the hflX gene encoding GTPase HflX — MTRVIVAKRVDRGDAELTEITDLARAAGYEVVGHLSQTREEDAAYHFGEGKVGELAALVAREDAKAVIFDNRLGPYQTYNIAQKLPSDVEVIDRFTLILEIFGQRANTRKAQLQVELAELRYELPRAEAKASLAKRDERPGFMGLGEYDESRERDIKAQISRIKNELDAIADKEETRREQRRESGFDLVALAGYTNAGKSTLMQRLAADLEVGQNDDLHPDLDPTAESQDKLFTTLGTTTRRAETGKHDVLLTDTVGFVSDLPHWLVESFKSTLDSVYRADLVLLVVDASEPVEEMREKLITSHDTLYERNEAPIVTVFNKMDKVDDEELEEKRAALSALAPNPVAVSGLTGENISELTERVERELPAWERERLLLPMADDTMSLVSWLYDHAHVETEEYEGEQVHLEFEARPEIVEKARAKAAKLSVTADST, encoded by the coding sequence ATGACGCGCGTCATCGTCGCGAAGCGCGTCGACCGCGGAGACGCCGAACTCACCGAGATAACGGACCTCGCCCGCGCGGCGGGGTACGAGGTCGTCGGACACCTCTCGCAGACCCGCGAGGAGGACGCGGCCTACCACTTCGGTGAAGGGAAGGTCGGAGAGTTAGCGGCGCTCGTCGCCCGCGAAGACGCGAAAGCTGTCATCTTCGACAACCGATTGGGCCCGTACCAGACGTACAACATCGCCCAGAAACTCCCATCGGACGTCGAAGTCATCGACCGCTTCACGCTCATTCTCGAGATATTCGGTCAGCGGGCCAATACCCGCAAAGCGCAGTTACAGGTCGAACTCGCCGAGTTACGCTACGAACTTCCGCGCGCCGAGGCGAAAGCCTCGCTCGCAAAGCGTGACGAGCGCCCCGGATTCATGGGTCTCGGGGAGTACGACGAGAGTCGCGAACGCGACATCAAAGCGCAGATTTCGCGCATCAAGAACGAACTCGACGCCATCGCCGACAAGGAAGAGACCCGACGCGAACAGCGCCGCGAATCGGGGTTCGACCTCGTCGCCCTCGCGGGCTACACGAACGCCGGGAAGTCGACGTTGATGCAGCGACTCGCCGCCGACCTCGAAGTCGGCCAGAACGACGACTTGCACCCCGACCTCGACCCGACCGCCGAGTCGCAGGACAAGTTGTTCACGACGCTCGGGACGACGACGCGCCGGGCCGAGACGGGCAAACACGACGTGCTCCTCACCGACACCGTCGGGTTCGTCTCCGACTTGCCCCACTGGCTGGTCGAGTCGTTCAAGTCGACGCTCGACTCGGTGTATCGCGCCGACCTCGTCCTCCTCGTGGTCGACGCATCGGAACCTGTCGAGGAGATGCGCGAGAAACTCATCACGAGCCACGACACGCTCTACGAGCGCAACGAGGCACCCATCGTCACCGTGTTCAACAAGATGGACAAGGTGGACGACGAGGAACTGGAGGAAAAGCGCGCCGCGCTCTCGGCACTCGCGCCGAACCCCGTCGCCGTCTCGGGACTGACCGGCGAGAACATCTCCGAGTTGACCGAACGCGTCGAGCGCGAACTACCGGCGTGGGAACGTGAACGCCTCCTGCTCCCGATGGCCGACGACACGATGAGTCTCGTCTCGTGGCTCTACGACCACGCCCACGTCGAGACCGAAGAGTACGAGGGCGAACAAGTCCACCTCGAATTCGAGGCACGCCCTGAAATCGTCGAGAAGGCGCGGGCGAAGGCGGCGAAGTTGTCAGTAACTGCAGACTCGACCTGA
- a CDS encoding FUN14 domain-containing protein, giving the protein MDPLQLSLDPQQLGIEFGSGAVIGGIIGFAAKKVAKLIAVIVGLELAVFKFLESRGILTVDWERLTGGLVKVTQDAATGAPPDWISTILSTLSISAGFSGGFLVGFKKG; this is encoded by the coding sequence ATGGACCCCTTGCAACTAAGCTTGGACCCGCAACAACTCGGCATCGAGTTCGGGAGTGGGGCCGTCATCGGTGGCATCATCGGATTTGCCGCCAAGAAGGTGGCGAAGCTCATCGCCGTCATCGTCGGTCTCGAACTCGCGGTGTTCAAGTTCCTCGAATCGCGCGGCATCCTCACAGTCGACTGGGAGCGTCTCACCGGCGGACTGGTGAAAGTGACGCAGGACGCGGCGACCGGCGCGCCGCCGGACTGGATATCGACGATTCTCTCTACGCTCTCCATCTCCGCCGGGTTCTCCGGTGGGTTCCTCGTCGGATTCAAGAAAGGATAA
- a CDS encoding ribosome assembly factor SBDS — MISLDEAVTARLESHGARFEVLIDPDAALAIKRDEFDGDLEDVIAAEDVFEDASRGDRPAENDLEKVFGTTDPMEIIPEVVKQGEIQITAEQRREMQEQKRKSLINRIARNAVNPQMNDSPHPPERIERALEEAGFKIDPMEPVESQVDDALEALRPVLPIKFAEVTIAVQLPAEYAGSGQAQIRSYGELEREEWQNDGSWVGVITFPAGMQNDFYDKVNNITSGTAETRIVKDEDDL, encoded by the coding sequence ATGATTTCACTCGACGAGGCAGTCACCGCCCGCCTGGAATCTCACGGCGCGCGCTTCGAGGTACTCATCGACCCCGACGCAGCACTGGCCATCAAGCGAGACGAGTTCGACGGTGACCTCGAAGATGTCATCGCCGCCGAGGACGTGTTCGAAGACGCCTCGCGTGGCGACCGCCCCGCCGAGAACGACCTCGAAAAGGTGTTCGGAACGACCGATCCGATGGAGATTATCCCCGAGGTCGTCAAGCAAGGAGAGATTCAGATTACGGCCGAGCAGCGCCGCGAGATGCAAGAACAGAAGCGCAAGTCGCTCATCAACCGCATCGCCCGTAACGCGGTCAACCCGCAGATGAACGACTCGCCGCACCCGCCGGAACGCATCGAGCGCGCGCTCGAAGAGGCCGGGTTCAAAATCGACCCGATGGAACCGGTCGAATCGCAGGTCGACGACGCACTCGAAGCGCTCCGCCCGGTCTTGCCCATCAAGTTCGCCGAAGTCACCATCGCTGTCCAGTTACCTGCTGAGTACGCTGGGAGCGGACAGGCGCAGATTCGAAGCTACGGCGAACTCGAACGCGAGGAGTGGCAAAACGATGGGTCGTGGGTCGGCGTCATCACGTTCCCCGCCGGGATGCAGAACGACTTCTACGACAAGGTGAACAACATCACCAGCGGGACCGCAGAGACGCGAATCGTCAAAGACGAAGACGACCTCTGA
- a CDS encoding NifU family protein, which translates to MSSQASEKSLEERIELFMRRNFPQIQMHGGSAGIEAIDKETGEVWISLTGACSGCGISPMTIQALKSRMVVEFDEIDAVHASTGGFYDDEPGAGFEPDVSDAPF; encoded by the coding sequence ATGAGTTCGCAAGCCTCCGAGAAGTCACTCGAAGAACGCATCGAGTTGTTCATGCGCCGCAACTTCCCGCAGATTCAGATGCACGGTGGGAGCGCCGGCATCGAAGCAATCGACAAAGAGACGGGCGAAGTCTGGATTTCGCTCACTGGCGCGTGTTCCGGGTGCGGTATCTCGCCCATGACGATTCAGGCGCTCAAGTCGCGCATGGTCGTGGAGTTCGACGAAATCGACGCCGTCCACGCCTCGACCGGCGGATTCTACGACGACGAACCGGGCGCGGGATTCGAACCCGACGTGTCCGACGCACCGTTCTAA
- the trxA gene encoding thioredoxin produces the protein MSTPESTNAPIHVESADHLDELIANNDVVLVDYHAEWCGPCKMLEPTVAEIAEETSAVVAKVDIDELQELARDQQIRSVPTLQFYANGEKAHQVIGVQSKDDLVDVVERLA, from the coding sequence ATGAGTACACCCGAATCGACTAACGCTCCCATCCACGTCGAGAGTGCGGACCACCTCGACGAACTCATCGCGAACAACGACGTCGTCCTCGTCGACTACCACGCCGAGTGGTGTGGGCCGTGCAAGATGCTCGAACCCACTGTCGCAGAGATTGCCGAGGAGACGAGCGCCGTCGTAGCGAAAGTCGACATCGACGAACTGCAGGAACTCGCCCGCGACCAGCAGATTCGTAGCGTCCCCACGCTCCAGTTCTACGCGAACGGCGAGAAGGCCCACCAGGTCATCGGCGTCCAGAGCAAGGACGACTTAGTCGACGTCGTCGAACGACTCGCGTAA
- a CDS encoding 2,5-diamino-6-(ribosylamino)-4(3H)-pyrimidinone 5'-phosphate reductase has product MHVHVNAATSADGKLSSRRREQVRISGVDDFARVDEIRAASDAVLVGVGTVLADDPHLTLDDSSLVSARESRGEEPHPARVVADSRARTPTDARILDDVATTYVLVSEDAPEDRCTALEDAGAVVVVAGEGRVSFPEAFGVLESRGVERVMVEGGGEVIFSLFDDALVDELTLYVGSMIIGGRDAPTLADGDGFVEDFPRLSLQSVERVDDGVLLWYRF; this is encoded by the coding sequence ATGCACGTCCACGTGAACGCCGCCACGAGCGCAGACGGAAAACTCTCGTCGCGTCGCCGCGAGCAGGTGAGGATTAGCGGCGTCGACGACTTCGCCCGCGTGGACGAGATTCGCGCGGCATCCGACGCCGTCCTCGTCGGCGTCGGCACCGTCCTCGCCGACGACCCGCATCTCACGCTCGACGATTCGTCACTCGTCTCTGCCCGCGAGTCGCGCGGTGAGGAACCACACCCTGCCAGAGTCGTCGCCGACTCACGCGCCCGGACGCCGACTGATGCCCGAATCCTCGACGACGTAGCGACGACGTACGTCCTCGTCTCCGAGGATGCTCCCGAAGACCGATGTACGGCGCTCGAAGACGCAGGCGCAGTCGTCGTCGTCGCCGGCGAGGGCCGCGTCTCGTTCCCGGAGGCATTCGGCGTCCTCGAATCGCGCGGCGTCGAGCGCGTGATGGTCGAAGGCGGCGGCGAAGTCATCTTCTCGCTGTTCGACGATGCTCTCGTGGACGAACTCACACTCTACGTCGGGTCGATGATTATCGGTGGCCGCGACGCACCCACCCTCGCCGACGGCGACGGGTTCGTCGAGGACTTCCCTCGTCTGTCGCTCCAGTCGGTCGAGCGAGTCGACGACGGCGTGTTACTGTGGTACAGGTTCTAA
- a CDS encoding glycosyltransferase family 4 protein has translation MLGWGFPPNVSGGLDTHVGEMFERLEDRDDVDIELVLPAEYAPEREGIVGVPTGEGDIITRIGRLGTTFAERAADADIVHTHDWFGYGPGSRAKSNNEDVEWVTTFHSLSSDRNIDPPQREVETERRIAERCDHLLAVSNLLAGKVKEEYGGDCHVIYNGFSECETTGRDIKAELDIDGKMLFFVGRHTDQKGISHLVYALEKLDREDVTLVMGGSGHLTDQLRRFAELLGVEDRIEWAGYVPEEELGDYYASADLFVSPSLSEPFGITIVEALSTGTRVVATESGAAEVLPEDCVIEVEPDSRSIADGIEYGLSLEGEPEYEPYTWDRVVDETVAYYHQILDAGEEDEE, from the coding sequence ATGCTGGGTTGGGGCTTCCCGCCGAACGTCAGCGGTGGTCTCGACACACACGTCGGCGAGATGTTCGAGCGACTCGAAGACCGGGACGACGTCGACATCGAACTCGTCCTCCCCGCCGAGTACGCGCCCGAACGAGAGGGCATCGTCGGTGTCCCGACGGGCGAGGGAGACATCATCACGCGAATCGGCCGGTTGGGAACGACGTTCGCCGAACGTGCCGCGGACGCCGATATCGTCCACACGCACGACTGGTTCGGTTACGGTCCCGGGTCGCGCGCGAAGTCGAACAACGAGGACGTCGAGTGGGTGACGACGTTCCACTCACTCTCGTCGGACCGTAACATCGACCCGCCGCAGCGTGAAGTCGAAACCGAACGCCGCATCGCCGAACGTTGTGACCACCTGCTCGCAGTGAGCAACCTCCTCGCCGGGAAGGTCAAAGAAGAGTACGGCGGCGACTGTCACGTCATCTACAACGGCTTTTCGGAGTGCGAGACGACCGGCCGCGACATCAAAGCAGAACTCGACATCGACGGGAAGATGCTCTTCTTCGTCGGGCGACACACCGACCAGAAAGGCATCTCACACCTCGTCTACGCGCTGGAGAAACTGGACCGCGAGGACGTGACGCTCGTCATGGGCGGGTCGGGACACCTCACGGACCAACTCAGGCGATTCGCGGAACTGCTCGGCGTCGAAGACCGAATCGAGTGGGCGGGCTACGTCCCAGAAGAGGAACTCGGCGACTACTACGCCTCTGCGGACCTCTTCGTCTCTCCGTCGCTCTCTGAACCGTTCGGTATCACCATCGTCGAGGCACTCTCGACCGGCACCCGTGTCGTCGCCACCGAGAGTGGCGCGGCGGAGGTGCTCCCGGAAGATTGCGTCATCGAGGTGGAACCTGACTCGCGTTCCATCGCCGACGGCATCGAGTACGGTCTCTCACTCGAAGGCGAACCAGAGTACGAACCGTACACGTGGGACCGCGTCGTCGACGAGACAGTCGCGTACTACCACCAGATTCTGGACGCAGGCGAAGAAGACGAAGAATAA
- a CDS encoding DUF7510 family protein, whose product MTNDETPETEEDVSFSVTIEDGWTTILMEGDKDTAVVVRSASGERIYLPPEGFDAGQSDDSPYQRSDSPYQTAYDSPYQSVQTDDSPYQSARGTMPREGMVPTRDGYRIRHPEPVTDLRLLR is encoded by the coding sequence ATGACGAACGACGAAACGCCCGAGACAGAGGAGGACGTCTCCTTCTCCGTGACCATCGAAGACGGGTGGACGACGATTCTGATGGAAGGCGACAAGGACACCGCAGTCGTCGTCCGCTCGGCGTCGGGCGAGCGAATCTATCTCCCGCCGGAAGGGTTCGACGCCGGCCAGTCGGACGACAGTCCGTACCAGCGCTCGGATAGTCCGTACCAGACGGCGTACGACTCTCCGTACCAGTCGGTCCAGACCGACGACTCGCCGTATCAGTCTGCACGCGGCACGATGCCTCGCGAAGGGATGGTTCCGACCCGCGATGGCTACCGGATTCGACACCCCGAACCGGTGACCGACCTCCGATTGCTCCGATAA
- a CDS encoding Single-stranded DNA binding protein translates to MEIDHHAEELASALGVDKEEVKSDLQNLLQYSVPLDEAKQSVRRKHGGGSSGSDAPPSSKRIADIGPDDGNVTVSARVLTVGTRSIVYQGDEQTIREGELADESGVISYTAWQDFGLEPGDSVTIGNAGVREWDGKPELNIGAASTVGVESETVETPYDDRIGGHANLIDLQAGDRGRVVDVRVLEVESRTISGRDGETTILSGVLADETGRLPFTDWMPRPDIEEGANVRLSDVYVREFRGVPQVNLSEFTTLDVLDEPVSVTDSAPRLKIGEAVDAGGMFDVEILGNVLEVRDGSGLIERCPDCGRVVQNGQCRQHGEVDGEDDMRVKAILDDGTGTLTAILDHDLTTDVYGGTMEDAMAAAREAMDKEVVADDIASKLVGREYRVRGNLSVDEYGANLEADEFEESDDDPADRATALLTEVRA, encoded by the coding sequence ATGGAAATCGACCACCATGCCGAGGAGCTTGCCTCCGCCCTCGGTGTCGACAAAGAGGAGGTCAAATCCGACCTGCAGAACCTCTTGCAGTACAGCGTCCCACTGGACGAAGCCAAACAGAGCGTCCGCCGGAAGCACGGCGGTGGCTCCTCTGGAAGCGACGCACCGCCGTCGTCCAAGCGCATCGCCGATATCGGCCCGGACGACGGGAACGTGACGGTGTCGGCCCGCGTCCTCACCGTCGGGACGCGGTCTATCGTCTATCAGGGTGACGAACAGACCATTCGTGAGGGAGAACTCGCCGACGAATCGGGTGTCATCTCCTACACGGCGTGGCAGGACTTCGGCCTCGAACCCGGCGACTCGGTCACTATCGGGAACGCCGGCGTCCGCGAGTGGGACGGGAAACCCGAACTCAACATCGGCGCGGCATCGACTGTCGGCGTCGAATCCGAGACGGTCGAGACGCCGTACGACGACCGAATCGGTGGCCACGCGAACCTCATCGACTTACAGGCCGGTGACCGCGGGCGTGTCGTGGACGTTCGCGTCCTCGAAGTCGAATCACGGACAATCAGCGGCCGTGACGGTGAGACGACTATCCTCTCGGGCGTCCTCGCCGACGAGACGGGTCGTTTGCCCTTCACCGACTGGATGCCTCGCCCGGACATCGAAGAAGGCGCCAACGTCCGCCTCTCGGACGTGTACGTCCGCGAGTTCCGCGGCGTCCCGCAGGTGAATCTCTCCGAGTTCACGACGCTCGACGTCCTCGACGAACCGGTCTCCGTCACCGACTCCGCGCCCCGACTCAAGATTGGCGAGGCAGTCGACGCCGGCGGGATGTTCGACGTGGAAATTCTCGGGAACGTCCTCGAAGTGCGCGACGGGTCCGGCCTCATCGAGCGCTGCCCCGACTGTGGGCGCGTCGTTCAGAACGGCCAGTGCCGCCAGCACGGAGAGGTCGACGGCGAAGACGACATGCGCGTGAAGGCGATTCTCGACGACGGCACCGGGACACTGACCGCGATTCTCGACCACGACCTGACGACCGACGTCTACGGTGGCACGATGGAAGACGCGATGGCCGCCGCCCGCGAGGCGATGGACAAGGAAGTCGTCGCCGACGACATCGCGTCGAAACTCGTCGGCCGGGAGTACCGCGTCCGCGGCAACCTCTCGGTAGACGAGTACGGTGCGAACCTCGAAGCCGACGAGTTCGAAGAGAGCGACGACGACCCGGCCGACCGTGCGACGGCCCTCCTGACGGAGGTGCGCGCATGA